One region of Luteolibacter yonseiensis genomic DNA includes:
- a CDS encoding DUF1552 domain-containing protein: MSSHPFIGTGRRGFLRGLGAAVALPALESFRPLLAAAGAERAIATTASGAPLRMCYLYIPNGVNVDLWRPKGTTASYKMGETFKSMEAHRSDFQIFTGFEQKNATAGGDGPGDHARGVASFLTSVRARKTAGSDINLGISVDQIAAKAAETATRLPSLELSADGVRKAGQCDSGYSCAYQFNLSWRSENQPMTPESNPRAVFERLFGSGSAKERAANLGQRYASKKSVLDFVEADAKALHRYLGRSDRHKLDEYLTGVREIERQIEKAEAMGLPVDPGVPAPDSTPGSYKEHLRLMMDMMVLAFKTDSTRISTFLMAHDGSNRSFQEIGVNDGHHNISHHQKNPDNLAKIAKIDAFYMEQFAYFLEKMKTTKDVDGKSLLHNSMIVYGGCISDGDRHNHDDLPIVVAGNGGGAFTPGRHVELGEDVPMSNLHLRMLEEFGVKEKRFGDSTGVLKKI; encoded by the coding sequence ATGAGCTCCCATCCATTCATCGGCACCGGCCGCCGCGGCTTCCTCCGCGGCCTCGGAGCGGCGGTCGCATTGCCCGCCCTCGAATCCTTCCGTCCGTTGCTCGCCGCGGCGGGAGCGGAGCGCGCCATCGCCACCACCGCCAGTGGTGCTCCGCTGCGCATGTGCTATCTCTACATCCCGAACGGCGTGAACGTGGATCTCTGGCGTCCCAAGGGCACGACCGCCAGCTACAAGATGGGCGAGACCTTCAAGTCCATGGAGGCCCACCGGTCGGATTTCCAGATCTTCACCGGCTTTGAACAGAAAAACGCCACCGCCGGTGGTGACGGTCCGGGCGATCACGCGCGCGGCGTCGCCTCATTCCTCACCTCCGTCCGCGCCCGCAAGACGGCGGGGTCGGACATCAATCTCGGGATTTCCGTGGACCAGATCGCCGCGAAGGCCGCCGAGACCGCCACCCGGCTGCCATCGCTGGAGCTCTCCGCGGATGGCGTGAGGAAGGCCGGCCAGTGCGATTCCGGTTACTCGTGCGCCTACCAGTTCAACCTTTCCTGGCGTTCGGAAAACCAGCCGATGACTCCCGAGTCAAATCCCCGCGCCGTCTTTGAACGGCTCTTCGGCTCCGGCAGCGCGAAAGAGCGAGCGGCGAATCTCGGCCAGCGTTATGCCTCGAAAAAATCGGTGCTCGATTTCGTGGAAGCTGACGCCAAGGCACTGCACCGTTATCTGGGACGCAGCGACCGGCACAAGCTGGACGAATACCTTACCGGCGTCAGGGAGATCGAGCGCCAGATCGAGAAAGCCGAGGCCATGGGCCTGCCTGTCGATCCCGGCGTGCCCGCTCCCGACTCCACCCCCGGTTCCTACAAGGAACACCTGCGGCTGATGATGGACATGATGGTGCTCGCTTTCAAAACCGACTCCACCCGTATTTCCACCTTCCTGATGGCTCACGACGGCAGCAACCGCAGCTTCCAGGAAATCGGTGTGAACGACGGCCATCACAACATCTCCCACCACCAGAAGAACCCGGACAACCTTGCGAAGATCGCCAAGATCGACGCCTTCTACATGGAGCAGTTCGCCTACTTCCTGGAGAAGATGAAGACCACCAAGGATGTGGACGGAAAATCCCTGCTGCACAATTCCATGATCGTTTACGGTGGCTGCATTTCCGATGGCGACCGTCACAACCACGACGACCTGCCCATCGTCGTCGCGGGCAATGGCGGCGGCGCGTTCACCCCGGGCCGCCATGTCGAACTTGGGGAAGACGTGCCGATGTCGAACCTGCACCTCCGCATGCTGGAGGAATTCGGCGTGAAGGAGAAACGCTTCGGTGATTCGACGGGAGTGCTGAAGAAAATCTGA
- a CDS encoding DUF1592 domain-containing protein encodes MISRFLRAATCAVITGGAFAAADPSDSYKKEIVPLLENYCYSCHGEGTAKGKFSMDDFKDLPKHLDDRKHWLAVWRNVRSQIMPPSDEDQLATEEKKKLLAWIEKDVFKLDAANPDPGRVTIRRLNRTEYQNAVFDLLGVEYDTREEFPADDTGYGFDNIGDVLSMSPLLMEKYIAAADSVVALALPDGAAAQVPRVDIAGKEFKGAGADSGWMPFAKTQKVSFDQEIKWDGDYQIKVEYSVHGATEATTDEAMLRVTAAGAEVGKVSLGWDQRRVIELTGKAALKKGKQTLEIALNPARRPLPSEEELFFKVQRVIVQGPLSGEQQELAKGYRMIFVDGPPPDTVSGKDRYARKIMRSFVSRAFRKPLDEPTIDRLAKVVRDVTEEPGKTFQDGIKQAIAICLASPRFLFRVEFQPEPNNPAKIVQLDEYSLAARLSFFLWGSVPDDELLSLAFNNKLRANLPAQVDRMLKDPRSKRLVKNFIGQWLQARDVETVAMSAKTILGKSSNREAAKTFDPRLRSDMQTETEMLFEFILREKRPAEELISARYSFLNERLANFYGIDGVKGEDFKPVDLTEHPERGGILAQGTFLMVTSNPTRTSAVKRGLFVLDNLLGTPAPPAPPGVPELESAVNSANPHPTMREMMEIHRKKPECRGCHARMDPIGLGLENFNALGQFRTQEHGKSIDASGQLLTGEKFADVAALKEILATQRKQDFYRCLAEKLLTYAIGRGVEYYDSTTIDLLTARMDANKGNLRELVQGIIESAPFQKRRGDD; translated from the coding sequence ATGATTTCCCGATTCCTCCGTGCCGCAACCTGCGCCGTCATCACCGGCGGTGCGTTCGCGGCGGCCGATCCCTCCGATTCATATAAAAAGGAGATCGTCCCCCTGTTGGAAAACTACTGCTACAGCTGTCATGGAGAAGGCACCGCCAAGGGCAAGTTTTCCATGGATGACTTCAAGGACCTGCCCAAGCACCTTGACGACCGCAAGCACTGGCTCGCCGTGTGGCGGAATGTCCGCAGCCAGATCATGCCGCCGTCCGACGAGGACCAGCTCGCCACGGAGGAGAAGAAGAAGCTGCTGGCGTGGATCGAAAAAGACGTTTTCAAGCTGGATGCCGCGAATCCGGATCCCGGCCGTGTCACCATCCGCCGCCTGAACCGCACGGAATACCAGAACGCGGTCTTTGATTTGTTGGGCGTTGAATACGACACCCGCGAGGAGTTCCCCGCCGACGACACGGGCTATGGATTCGACAACATCGGCGACGTGCTGTCCATGTCTCCGCTGCTGATGGAGAAATACATCGCGGCGGCGGACAGCGTGGTCGCGCTCGCATTGCCGGACGGGGCCGCCGCGCAGGTCCCGCGGGTGGACATCGCGGGCAAGGAATTCAAGGGTGCCGGGGCGGACTCCGGCTGGATGCCCTTCGCGAAAACCCAGAAGGTCAGCTTCGACCAGGAAATCAAATGGGATGGCGACTACCAGATCAAGGTCGAGTATTCGGTCCACGGTGCGACCGAGGCGACCACGGATGAGGCCATGCTCCGGGTCACGGCGGCCGGTGCCGAGGTCGGCAAGGTTTCGCTCGGCTGGGACCAGCGCCGGGTCATCGAACTGACCGGGAAAGCCGCGCTGAAAAAAGGCAAGCAGACCCTCGAGATCGCCCTGAATCCCGCCCGCCGCCCGCTGCCGAGCGAGGAGGAACTGTTTTTCAAAGTCCAGCGGGTCATCGTGCAGGGACCGCTCAGCGGCGAGCAGCAGGAGCTTGCCAAAGGCTACCGCATGATCTTCGTGGACGGACCGCCGCCGGACACCGTTTCCGGAAAGGACCGCTACGCACGGAAGATCATGCGCAGCTTCGTCAGCCGAGCCTTCCGCAAACCGCTTGACGAACCTACCATCGACAGGCTCGCGAAGGTCGTGCGGGATGTCACCGAAGAACCGGGAAAAACCTTCCAGGACGGCATCAAGCAAGCCATCGCCATCTGCCTCGCGTCCCCGCGTTTCCTCTTCCGCGTCGAATTCCAGCCGGAGCCCAACAACCCGGCCAAGATCGTCCAGTTGGATGAATACTCGCTCGCCGCGCGGTTGTCCTTCTTCCTCTGGGGATCCGTGCCGGACGACGAGTTGCTCAGCCTCGCCTTCAACAACAAGCTTCGGGCGAATCTCCCGGCGCAGGTGGACCGCATGCTCAAGGATCCGCGCTCGAAACGCCTCGTGAAGAATTTCATCGGCCAGTGGCTGCAGGCGCGCGATGTGGAAACGGTCGCCATGAGCGCGAAGACCATTCTGGGGAAATCCAGCAACCGGGAGGCCGCGAAAACCTTCGATCCGCGCCTGCGCTCCGACATGCAGACCGAGACGGAAATGCTCTTCGAGTTCATCCTGCGCGAGAAACGCCCTGCGGAGGAACTCATTTCCGCCCGATACAGCTTTCTCAACGAACGGCTCGCGAATTTCTACGGAATCGATGGCGTGAAGGGCGAGGACTTCAAACCGGTGGACCTGACGGAGCACCCCGAGCGTGGCGGTATCCTCGCGCAGGGCACCTTCCTCATGGTCACTTCCAATCCCACCCGGACCTCCGCCGTGAAGCGCGGCTTGTTCGTCTTGGACAACCTGCTGGGCACGCCGGCGCCCCCCGCACCGCCGGGAGTTCCCGAATTGGAATCCGCGGTGAATTCGGCGAATCCTCACCCGACGATGCGCGAGATGATGGAAATCCACCGCAAGAAACCCGAGTGCCGCGGCTGCCACGCCCGCATGGACCCCATCGGACTCGGATTGGAAAATTTCAACGCGCTCGGCCAGTTCCGCACCCAGGAACACGGCAAGTCCATTGACGCTTCGGGCCAGTTGCTCACCGGTGAGAAATTCGCCGATGTCGCCGCGTTGAAAGAAATCCTCGCGACCCAACGCAAACAGGACTTCTACCGTTGCCTCGCCGAGAAACTCCTCACCTACGCCATCGGCCGCGGAGTGGAGTATTACGACTCCACCACCATCGACCTGCTTACCGCCCGCATGGACGCCAACAAGGGAAACCTCCGCGAACTCGTGCAGGGCATCATCGAAAGCGCTCCCTTCCAAAAACGCCGCGGCGACGATTGA
- a CDS encoding alpha/beta hydrolase — MKFLPRIACCTVIFPLLTAICPAAEKEFPEQSELTVGPDYTDAPETKEQKRVDRGEIREFTMDSKDSKIYKGIAKGQEGEVPYKRQVAVYLPAKFRPSQEMPFIVVQDGIGYRDLTSRVLDNLIDEKRVPAQVAIFINSGGGDSKGSQRGLEYDTVDDTYCKFIEKEVLPEVTRRFKVKFTTDPEARATMGFSSGAAAAFTMAWFHPELYRRVVSYSGTFVNQQWPENNRTPHGAWEYHENLIKRAAKKPIRIWLHVSDKDNGWDRDDTSFHNWVRANKLMAKELKDKGYPYRFVFSQNSGHTDGKVTRQTLPDALEWVWHGYQAK, encoded by the coding sequence ATGAAGTTCCTGCCCCGCATCGCCTGTTGTACCGTGATTTTCCCCCTGCTCACCGCCATTTGTCCCGCGGCGGAAAAGGAATTTCCCGAGCAATCCGAGCTCACCGTCGGCCCCGACTACACCGACGCACCGGAGACCAAGGAGCAGAAGCGTGTCGACAGGGGGGAGATCCGCGAATTCACGATGGATTCAAAGGACAGCAAGATCTACAAGGGCATCGCGAAAGGCCAGGAAGGCGAGGTGCCCTACAAGCGGCAGGTCGCCGTTTATCTCCCGGCGAAGTTCCGTCCGAGCCAGGAAATGCCGTTCATCGTGGTGCAGGACGGTATCGGCTACCGGGATCTCACATCACGGGTGCTGGACAATCTCATCGACGAAAAGCGGGTGCCCGCCCAGGTCGCGATCTTCATCAACTCCGGCGGTGGCGATTCGAAAGGCAGCCAGCGCGGCTTGGAATATGACACGGTGGACGACACCTATTGCAAATTCATCGAAAAAGAAGTGCTGCCGGAGGTCACCCGCCGCTTCAAGGTTAAGTTCACCACGGACCCCGAAGCCCGTGCGACCATGGGCTTCAGTTCCGGGGCCGCCGCCGCCTTCACCATGGCATGGTTCCACCCGGAGCTCTACCGCCGCGTCGTCAGCTACTCCGGCACCTTCGTGAACCAGCAGTGGCCGGAAAACAACCGCACTCCGCATGGCGCGTGGGAGTATCACGAAAACCTCATCAAGCGCGCCGCCAAGAAGCCCATCCGCATCTGGCTGCACGTCAGCGACAAGGACAACGGCTGGGACCGCGACGACACCTCGTTCCACAACTGGGTCCGCGCGAACAAGCTCATGGCGAAGGAACTCAAGGACAAGGGCTACCCCTATCGGTTCGTCTTCTCGCAGAACTCCGGCCACACCGATGGCAAGGTCACCCGCCAGACACTCCCCGACGCGCTTGAATGGGTCTGGCACGGCTATCAGGCGAAGTGA